A window from Mycobacterium saskatchewanense encodes these proteins:
- a CDS encoding C39 family peptidase, whose protein sequence is MANRKLAAIVGVTGVLTVAVAGAANAARDGMHGDPAAAAPYWRYQQQDLDCGEMAVADVIGQISGHEPSEDEITAAAGTIPSASHPGPIYRPGGRTGNGDLVVLLAHYGVRATGDRTDTDTLAQDLDRGRKVIVGLNDKVIWDEPGNRTRENHFVVVTGIDTEAGVVHLNDSGIEAGRDEQVALATFERAWATSDNFAVVTG, encoded by the coding sequence ATGGCAAACAGGAAGCTCGCAGCGATCGTGGGTGTGACCGGCGTGCTGACGGTCGCCGTCGCGGGCGCGGCCAACGCCGCCCGCGACGGGATGCACGGAGACCCGGCCGCCGCGGCGCCGTACTGGCGCTACCAGCAGCAGGATCTGGACTGCGGGGAGATGGCGGTGGCCGACGTGATCGGCCAGATCAGCGGCCACGAGCCCAGCGAGGACGAGATCACCGCCGCGGCCGGCACCATCCCCAGCGCCAGCCACCCCGGGCCGATTTATCGGCCCGGCGGCAGGACCGGCAACGGCGACCTGGTGGTGCTGCTGGCGCACTACGGTGTGCGCGCCACGGGGGACCGCACCGACACCGACACGCTGGCGCAAGACCTCGATCGGGGCCGCAAGGTGATCGTCGGCCTGAACGACAAGGTCATCTGGGATGAACCCGGCAATCGCACTCGGGAGAACCACTTCGTCGTCGTCACCGGCATCGACACCGAGGCCGGGGTGGTGCACCTCAACGACAGCGGCATCGAGGCCGGCCGCGACGAGCAGGTCGCCCTCGCCACCTTCGAAAGGGCGTGGGCCACCAGCGACAACTTCGCCGTCGTGACCGGCTAA
- the recR gene encoding recombination mediator RecR encodes MFEGPVQDLIDELGKLPGIGPKSAQRIAFHLLSVEPPDIDRLTAVLSRVRDGVRFCAVCGNVSDNERCRICADPRRDGSLVCVVEEPKDVQAVERTREFRGRYHVLGGALDPLSGIGPDQLRIRELLSRIGQRVDDVDITEVIIATDPNTEGEATATYLVRMLRDIPGLAVTRIASGLPMGGDLEFADELTLGRALTGRRAMV; translated from the coding sequence ATGTTCGAGGGACCCGTCCAGGATCTGATCGACGAGCTGGGGAAGCTGCCGGGAATCGGACCTAAGAGCGCGCAGCGCATCGCTTTCCACCTGCTGTCGGTCGAGCCCCCGGATATCGACCGGCTGACGGCGGTGCTGTCCCGGGTCCGCGACGGCGTGCGGTTCTGCGCGGTGTGCGGCAACGTCTCCGACAACGAGCGGTGCCGCATCTGCGCGGATCCCCGCCGCGACGGCTCGCTGGTGTGCGTCGTCGAGGAGCCGAAGGACGTCCAGGCCGTCGAGCGCACCCGCGAATTCCGGGGCCGCTACCACGTGCTGGGCGGGGCGCTGGATCCGCTGTCCGGGATCGGGCCCGATCAGCTGCGGATCCGGGAGCTGCTGAGCCGCATCGGCCAGCGCGTCGACGACGTCGACATCACCGAGGTGATCATCGCCACCGACCCCAACACCGAGGGGGAGGCGACGGCCACCTACCTGGTCCGGATGTTGCGCGACATCCCCGGGCTGGCGGTCACGCGGATCGCGTCCGGACTGCCGATGGGCGGCGACCTGGAGTTCGCCGACGAGCTGACTCTGGGCCGCGCCCTCACGGGCCGACGCGCGATGGTCTGA
- a CDS encoding YbaB/EbfC family nucleoid-associated protein has translation MQPGGDMSALLAQAQQMQQKLMEAQHQLATAEVHGQAGGGLVKVVVKGSGEVVAVQIDPKVVDPEDVETLQDLIVGAMSDASRQVTRMAQERLGALAGGMGGPPAAPPPAPPTQVPGL, from the coding sequence ATGCAACCCGGAGGCGACATGTCGGCGCTGCTCGCTCAGGCGCAGCAGATGCAGCAGAAGCTCATGGAGGCTCAGCACCAACTCGCGACCGCCGAGGTGCACGGTCAGGCCGGCGGGGGATTGGTCAAGGTCGTGGTCAAGGGCAGCGGTGAGGTGGTCGCGGTCCAGATCGACCCCAAGGTCGTCGATCCAGAGGACGTCGAGACCCTGCAGGACCTGATCGTCGGCGCCATGTCCGACGCCTCGCGGCAGGTCACCCGGATGGCGCAGGAGCGGCTGGGGGCACTGGCCGGTGGCATGGGCGGGCCGCCGGCGGCCCCACCGCCCGCGCCGCCGACCCAGGTGCCGGGGCTGTAG
- a CDS encoding Rv3717 family N-acetylmuramoyl-L-alanine amidase: MDLRLSKRVGIKLAVGVLIAASTAITPTASAVPSNVTGMVVFIDPGHNGSNDASISRQVPTGRGGTKDCQASGTSTNSGYQEHTFTWDTALRVRAALNALGVRTALSRGNDTGLGPCVDARANMANALHPNAVLSIHGDGGPASGRGFHVNYSAPPLNQVQAGPSVQYARIMRDQLQASGIPPANYIGQDGLYGRSDLAGLNLAQYPSILVECGNMKNPADSALMESAEGRQKYADAMVRGIAGFLATQGQAR; encoded by the coding sequence GTGGACCTAAGACTGAGCAAGCGTGTCGGAATCAAACTGGCGGTCGGTGTGCTGATCGCCGCGTCGACGGCCATCACCCCGACGGCGAGCGCCGTCCCCTCGAATGTGACCGGCATGGTCGTCTTCATCGATCCCGGGCACAACGGCTCCAACGACGCGTCCATCTCGCGTCAGGTGCCCACCGGCCGCGGCGGCACCAAGGACTGCCAGGCCAGCGGCACGTCGACCAACAGCGGCTACCAGGAGCACACTTTCACCTGGGACACCGCGCTGCGGGTGCGCGCCGCGCTGAACGCCCTGGGGGTGCGGACCGCACTGTCGCGCGGCAACGACACCGGGCTGGGCCCGTGCGTCGACGCGCGGGCCAATATGGCCAATGCGCTGCACCCGAATGCGGTGCTGAGCATCCACGGCGACGGCGGCCCCGCCTCCGGCCGCGGATTCCACGTCAACTACTCGGCGCCACCGCTCAACCAGGTGCAGGCCGGACCCTCGGTGCAGTATGCCCGGATCATGCGCGACCAGCTGCAGGCCTCCGGCATCCCGCCCGCCAATTACATCGGCCAGGACGGCTTGTACGGGCGTTCCGACCTGGCGGGCCTGAACCTGGCGCAGTACCCGTCGATCCTCGTCGAATGCGGCAACATGAAGAACCCGGCGGATTCGGCGCTGATGGAGTCCGCCGAGGGGCGGCAGAAGTACGCCGACGCCATGGTCCGTGGCATCGCGGGCTTCCTGGCCACCCAGGGTCAGGCGCGCTGA
- a CDS encoding SRPBCC family protein produces MGQVSAASTILINAEPAATLAAVADYQKVRPKILPPQYSDYQVLQGGQGAGTVAKWRLQATKSRVRDVQVDVDVAGHTVIEKDANSSMVINWTVAPAGPGSSVTVKTTWTGAGGVKGFFEKTFAPLGLKRIQGEVLANLKKELEG; encoded by the coding sequence TTGGGACAGGTGAGCGCCGCCAGCACGATTTTGATCAACGCCGAACCCGCGGCCACCCTTGCCGCCGTCGCGGATTATCAGAAGGTGCGCCCGAAGATTCTGCCCCCGCAGTACAGCGACTACCAGGTGCTGCAGGGTGGGCAGGGGGCCGGGACCGTCGCCAAGTGGCGATTGCAGGCCACCAAGTCACGCGTGCGCGATGTGCAGGTCGACGTCGACGTCGCCGGTCACACGGTCATCGAGAAGGACGCGAACTCGTCGATGGTCATCAACTGGACGGTGGCTCCCGCCGGCCCCGGCTCCAGCGTCACCGTGAAGACCACCTGGACCGGTGCCGGTGGCGTCAAGGGATTCTTCGAAAAGACTTTTGCGCCTTTGGGTTTGAAGCGAATTCAGGGCGAGGTGCTGGCGAACCTGAAGAAGGAGCTGGAAGGCTAG
- a CDS encoding FAD-binding oxidoreductase, translating into MASYRSIPATSAVRLAKPTSNLFRARAKSDARGLDTSGLTGVLFVDPEARTADVAGMCTYEDLVAATLPYGLSPLVVPQLKTITLGGAVSGLGIESASFRNGLPHESVLEMDILTGAGELVTASRGQHTDLFRTFPNSYGTLGYSTRLRIELEPVAPFVALRHVRFRSLPDLVAAMERIIDTGGQGGTPVDYVDGVVFGPDESYLCVGRRTTTPGPLSDYTGKDIYYQSIRHEGAGVEATKDDRLTVHDYFWRWDTDWFWCSRAFGMQDPRVRRWWPRRYRRSSFYWKLVALDQRYGIADRIEQRNGRPPRERVVQDIEVPVERTCEFLEWFLDRVPITPIWLCPLRLRDHEGWPLYPIRPDHTFVNVGFWSSVPAGATEGATNRMIEAKVSELDGHKSLYSDSFYTREEFDELYGGEAYNTVKKTYDPDSRLLDLYAKAVQRR; encoded by the coding sequence ATGGCGAGTTATCGATCCATCCCGGCAACGTCCGCCGTCCGACTCGCCAAGCCCACCTCAAACCTGTTCCGCGCCCGCGCCAAAAGTGACGCGCGCGGCCTGGACACATCGGGGCTGACCGGGGTGCTGTTCGTCGACCCCGAGGCCCGGACCGCCGACGTGGCCGGCATGTGCACCTATGAGGACCTGGTGGCCGCGACGCTGCCCTACGGCCTTTCCCCCCTTGTGGTTCCGCAGCTCAAGACCATCACCCTCGGCGGCGCGGTCAGCGGCCTGGGCATCGAGTCGGCGTCGTTCCGCAACGGCCTGCCGCACGAATCGGTGCTCGAGATGGACATCCTCACCGGCGCGGGCGAATTGGTCACCGCGTCGCGCGGCCAGCACACCGATCTGTTCCGCACCTTTCCCAATTCCTATGGCACGCTCGGTTATTCGACCAGGCTGCGGATCGAGCTGGAGCCGGTTGCCCCGTTCGTGGCGCTGCGGCATGTGCGGTTCCGCTCGCTGCCGGACCTGGTGGCGGCGATGGAACGCATCATCGACACCGGCGGGCAGGGCGGGACTCCGGTGGACTACGTCGACGGCGTGGTGTTCGGACCCGACGAGAGCTACCTGTGCGTCGGCCGGCGCACCACGACCCCGGGACCGTTGAGCGACTACACCGGGAAGGACATCTACTACCAGTCGATCCGCCACGAGGGCGCGGGCGTGGAGGCCACCAAGGACGACCGGCTGACCGTTCACGACTACTTCTGGCGTTGGGACACCGACTGGTTCTGGTGCTCACGCGCATTCGGCATGCAGGACCCGCGGGTGCGCAGGTGGTGGCCGCGCCGCTACCGGCGCAGCAGCTTCTATTGGAAGCTGGTGGCCCTCGACCAGCGCTACGGCATCGCCGATCGGATCGAGCAACGCAACGGCCGTCCCCCGCGGGAACGGGTGGTGCAGGACATCGAGGTGCCCGTCGAGCGGACCTGCGAGTTCCTGGAGTGGTTCCTCGACCGCGTGCCGATCACGCCGATCTGGCTGTGTCCGCTGCGGCTGCGCGACCACGAGGGCTGGCCGCTGTACCCGATCCGGCCGGATCACACGTTCGTCAACGTCGGGTTCTGGTCGTCGGTGCCCGCCGGCGCGACCGAAGGCGCCACCAACCGGATGATCGAGGCGAAGGTTAGCGAGCTCGACGGCCACAAGTCGCTGTATTCGGACTCGTTCTACACCCGCGAGGAGTTCGATGAACTCTACGGCGGCGAGGCCTACAACACTGTGAAGAAGACCTACGACCCGGACTCCCGGCTCCTCGACCTCTACGCAAAGGCGGTGCAACGGAGATGA
- a CDS encoding class I SAM-dependent methyltransferase: MTTTRDPGHTTGKFSMAQVLEIFAATGRHPLKFTAYDGSTAGSQDAELGLNLRSPRGATYLATAPGELGLARAYVSGDLEACGVHPGDPYQLLKTLTDRVQFKRPPARVLANVVRSIGVERLLPVPPPPQEAPPRWRRVADGLMHSKTRDAEAIHHHYDVSNAFYEWVLGPSMTYTCAVYPDADSTLEEAQENKYRLIFEKLRLRPGDRLLDVGCGWGGMVRYAARRGVRVIGATLSAEQAAWARKAIQDEGLEELAEVRHSDYRDVGEASFDAVSSIGLTEHIGVKNYPAYFGFLKSKLRTGGLLLNHCITRHDNKSTSFAGGFTDRYVFPDGELTGSGRITCEVQDSGLEVLHTENLRHHYAMTLRDWCRNLVEHWEDAVAEVGLATAKVWGLYMAASRVAFEQNNLQLHHVLAAKVDDRGDDDLPLRPWWTP, translated from the coding sequence ATGACGACCACGAGAGATCCCGGCCATACCACCGGCAAGTTCAGCATGGCCCAGGTTCTCGAGATCTTCGCCGCCACCGGTCGCCACCCGCTGAAGTTCACCGCGTACGACGGCAGCACCGCCGGGAGCCAGGACGCCGAGCTCGGCCTGAACCTGCGTTCCCCCCGCGGTGCCACCTACCTCGCCACGGCTCCCGGTGAGCTCGGCCTTGCCCGTGCCTACGTATCCGGCGACCTGGAGGCGTGCGGAGTCCACCCCGGCGACCCGTACCAGCTGCTCAAGACGCTGACCGACCGGGTCCAGTTCAAGAGGCCCCCGGCACGGGTGCTCGCCAACGTCGTCCGTTCGATCGGCGTCGAGCGCCTGTTGCCGGTGCCGCCGCCGCCGCAGGAGGCGCCCCCGCGGTGGCGCCGCGTCGCCGACGGCCTCATGCACAGCAAGACCCGAGACGCCGAGGCCATCCATCACCACTACGACGTGTCCAATGCCTTCTACGAGTGGGTGCTCGGGCCGTCGATGACCTACACGTGTGCGGTCTACCCCGACGCCGACTCGACGCTGGAAGAGGCCCAGGAAAACAAGTACCGGCTGATCTTCGAGAAGCTGCGACTGCGGCCGGGCGACCGGCTGCTCGACGTCGGCTGCGGCTGGGGCGGCATGGTGCGCTATGCCGCGCGTCGCGGGGTCCGGGTGATCGGCGCGACCCTGTCGGCCGAGCAGGCGGCGTGGGCCCGCAAGGCGATCCAGGACGAGGGGCTCGAGGAGCTGGCCGAGGTGCGGCACTCCGACTACCGCGACGTGGGGGAGGCAAGTTTCGACGCCGTGTCCTCCATCGGGCTGACCGAGCACATCGGCGTCAAGAACTATCCCGCCTACTTCGGCTTCCTCAAGTCGAAGCTGCGCACCGGCGGCCTGCTCCTCAATCACTGCATCACCCGCCACGACAACAAGTCGACCTCGTTCGCCGGCGGATTCACCGACCGCTACGTCTTTCCCGACGGGGAGCTGACCGGCTCCGGGCGCATCACCTGCGAGGTTCAGGACAGCGGATTGGAGGTCCTGCACACGGAGAACCTTCGGCACCACTACGCGATGACGCTGCGCGACTGGTGCCGCAACCTCGTCGAGCACTGGGAGGACGCGGTCGCCGAGGTGGGCCTGGCGACCGCCAAGGTGTGGGGCCTGTACATGGCCGCGTCACGGGTGGCCTTCGAGCAGAACAACCTGCAGCTGCACCACGTGCTGGCGGCCAAGGTCGACGACCGCGGCGACGACGACCTGCCGCTGCGCCCCTGGTGGACGCCCTAG
- a CDS encoding DNA polymerase III subunits gamma/tau, whose protein sequence is MALYRKYRPATFAEVVGQEHVTEPLSIALDAGRINHAYLFSGPRGCGKTSSARILARSLNCAEGPTSTPCGVCDSCTALAPNAPGSIDVVELDAASHGGVDDTRELRDRAFYAPAQSRYRVFIIDEAHMVTTAGFNALLKIVEEPPEHLIFIFATTEPEKVLPTIRSRTHHYPFRLLPPKVMRSLIGRICEQEGVVVDDAVYPLVIRAGGGSPRDTLSVLDQLVAGAEDSHLRYQRALGLLGATDVALIDDAVDALAASDAAALFGAVESVIDAGHDPRRFATDLLERFRDLLLMQAVPDAASRGVVDAPEDVLDRMREQAARIGPATLTRYAEVVQAGLGEMRGATAPRLLLEVVCARLLLPSASDAESALLQRVERIENRLDMSIPQTAAAVAPPAPVAQPVPPSRRATVAAAARRLPSPNRSPSRRRRRRRHPSRNPRLLRNPCRPPANSTPPPCARCGRRCATRCASAAAPPR, encoded by the coding sequence GTGGCCCTCTACCGCAAGTACCGACCGGCGACCTTCGCCGAAGTGGTGGGGCAGGAGCACGTCACCGAACCCCTGTCCATCGCGCTGGACGCCGGCCGGATCAACCACGCCTACCTCTTCTCCGGGCCGCGGGGCTGCGGGAAGACGTCGTCGGCGCGCATCTTGGCGAGGTCGCTGAACTGCGCGGAGGGGCCGACGTCGACGCCGTGCGGGGTCTGCGACTCCTGCACGGCGCTGGCGCCCAACGCGCCGGGCAGCATCGACGTCGTCGAGCTCGACGCCGCCAGCCACGGCGGCGTGGACGACACCCGTGAGCTGCGGGACCGCGCGTTCTACGCGCCGGCCCAGTCCCGCTACCGGGTGTTCATCATCGACGAGGCGCACATGGTGACCACGGCGGGCTTCAATGCGCTGCTCAAGATCGTGGAGGAGCCGCCCGAGCACCTGATCTTCATCTTCGCCACCACCGAGCCGGAGAAGGTGCTGCCGACCATCCGGTCGCGCACCCATCACTACCCGTTCCGGTTGCTGCCGCCGAAGGTCATGCGGTCGCTGATCGGGCGGATCTGCGAGCAGGAGGGCGTCGTCGTGGACGACGCGGTGTACCCGCTGGTGATCCGCGCCGGCGGCGGCTCGCCGCGCGACACGCTGTCGGTCCTCGACCAGCTGGTGGCCGGGGCCGAGGACAGCCACCTGAGGTACCAGCGGGCGCTGGGTCTGCTGGGTGCCACCGACGTCGCGCTGATCGACGACGCCGTCGACGCCCTGGCCGCGTCGGACGCGGCGGCGCTGTTCGGCGCCGTCGAATCGGTGATCGACGCCGGTCACGACCCGCGGCGCTTCGCCACCGACCTGCTGGAGCGGTTCCGCGACCTCCTCCTGATGCAGGCGGTTCCGGACGCCGCTAGCCGCGGCGTGGTGGACGCGCCGGAGGACGTGCTGGACCGCATGCGCGAGCAGGCGGCCCGGATCGGCCCGGCGACGCTGACCCGCTACGCCGAGGTCGTGCAGGCCGGGCTGGGGGAGATGCGGGGGGCGACGGCACCCCGGCTGCTGCTGGAGGTGGTCTGCGCGCGGCTGCTGCTGCCGTCGGCCAGTGACGCCGAGTCGGCGCTGCTGCAACGCGTCGAGCGGATCGAGAACCGCCTGGACATGTCCATCCCGCAGACCGCGGCCGCGGTGGCACCGCCCGCGCCGGTGGCACAACCGGTACCGCCGTCACGGCGGGCGACGGTGGCCGCCGCGGCCCGCCGGCTCCCAAGCCCGAACCGAAGCCCGAGCCGGCGCCGGCGCCGGCGCCGACACCCCAGCCGCAACCCACGCCTGTTACGGAACCCGTGTCGGCCCCCGGCGAACTCAACGCCGCCGCCGTGCGCACGATGTGGCCGACGGTGCGCGACAAGGTGCGCCAGCGCAGCCGCACCACCGAGGTGA
- a CDS encoding aminotransferase class I/II-fold pyridoxal phosphate-dependent enzyme, with amino-acid sequence MSLDSLSSEELAAAHARNQQDYAELQAKKLALDLTRGKPSAEQLDLSNQLLSLPGESYRDGEGTDTRNYGGLHGLPELRAIFGELLGIAVPNLIAGNNSSLELMHDLVAFSMLYGGVDSPRPWKDEPNVKFLCPVPGYDRHFAITETMGVEMIPVPMLQDGPDVDLIEELVAVDPTIKGMWAVPVFGNPTGVTYSWETVRRLVQMRTAASDFRLFWDNAYAVHTLTHDFIRQVDVLGLAAKAGNPHRPYVFASTSKITFAGAGVSFLGGSLGNIAWYLQYAGKKSIGPDKVNQLRHLRFFGDADGVRLHMLRHQQILAPKFALALEILDKRLSDSKIASWTEPQGGYFISLDVLPGTARRTVALAKDAGIAVTEAGASFPYRKDPDDTNIRIAPTFPSLPDLRDAVDGLATCALLAASEARLGATASSVN; translated from the coding sequence GTGTCGCTGGATTCACTCAGCTCGGAAGAACTGGCCGCCGCGCACGCGCGCAACCAGCAGGATTACGCGGAGTTGCAAGCCAAGAAGCTCGCTCTGGACCTGACCCGCGGTAAACCCTCCGCGGAGCAGCTCGACCTGTCCAACCAGCTGCTGAGCCTGCCGGGAGAGTCCTACCGCGACGGCGAGGGCACCGACACCCGCAACTACGGCGGCCTGCACGGCCTGCCGGAGCTCCGGGCGATCTTCGGCGAACTCCTCGGCATTGCGGTGCCGAACCTGATCGCCGGCAACAACTCCAGCCTGGAGCTGATGCACGACCTCGTGGCCTTCTCTATGTTGTACGGCGGCGTGGACTCGCCACGGCCCTGGAAGGACGAGCCGAACGTCAAGTTCCTGTGCCCCGTCCCCGGCTACGACCGGCACTTTGCGATCACCGAGACCATGGGCGTCGAGATGATCCCCGTCCCGATGCTGCAGGACGGCCCTGACGTCGACCTGATCGAGGAGCTGGTCGCTGTCGACCCCACCATCAAGGGGATGTGGGCGGTGCCGGTCTTCGGCAACCCGACCGGCGTCACGTATTCCTGGGAGACCGTCCGCCGCCTCGTCCAGATGCGCACGGCGGCCTCGGACTTCCGGCTGTTCTGGGACAACGCGTACGCCGTGCACACACTGACGCACGACTTCATCCGGCAGGTCGACGTGCTCGGGCTCGCCGCCAAGGCCGGCAACCCGCACCGGCCCTACGTCTTCGCTTCCACCTCCAAGATCACGTTCGCCGGGGCGGGCGTCAGCTTCCTCGGCGGATCGCTGGGCAACATCGCCTGGTACCTGCAGTACGCGGGTAAGAAGTCGATCGGGCCGGACAAGGTCAACCAGCTCCGGCACCTGCGCTTCTTCGGCGACGCGGACGGGGTGCGCCTGCACATGCTGCGCCACCAGCAGATCCTGGCGCCGAAGTTCGCGCTGGCCCTCGAGATCCTGGACAAGCGGCTGAGCGACTCCAAGATCGCCTCCTGGACCGAACCCCAGGGCGGCTACTTCATCAGCCTCGACGTGTTGCCCGGGACGGCGCGCCGCACCGTCGCCCTGGCCAAGGACGCCGGCATCGCCGTCACCGAGGCCGGCGCGTCGTTCCCCTACCGCAAGGACCCCGACGACACGAACATCCGGATCGCCCCCACCTTCCCATCGCTGCCCGACCTGCGCGACGCGGTCGACGGCTTGGCGACCTGCGCCTTGCTGGCGGCGTCGGAGGCCCGGCTGGGCGCGACGGCCTCGAGTGTGAACTGA
- a CDS encoding lipoprotein LpqH, whose protein sequence is MKRLLAAAIGTVGCAAASVALVGCSSGGHTAGPGSSTVPSVATGAGAQVKVGGTDLAGLDPASVTCVKTGGRINIGSGSTGGRQALAVVMTDEATPKVESLALVVDGNALSVANNMGAKVGSADVAVDGKTYTINGQAQGADLKNPMAGMITKDFNIKVTCG, encoded by the coding sequence GTGAAACGTCTTCTCGCGGCTGCGATTGGAACTGTTGGCTGTGCTGCGGCCTCGGTGGCGCTGGTGGGTTGTTCGAGCGGTGGCCACACGGCCGGCCCGGGCTCGAGCACCGTGCCCAGCGTGGCGACCGGTGCCGGTGCGCAGGTCAAGGTGGGCGGCACCGACCTGGCGGGCCTGGACCCGGCTTCGGTGACGTGCGTCAAAACGGGCGGCCGGATCAACATCGGCAGCGGCTCCACCGGTGGACGGCAAGCGTTGGCCGTCGTGATGACCGACGAGGCCACCCCGAAGGTCGAGTCGCTGGCGCTCGTCGTCGACGGCAACGCCCTCTCGGTCGCCAACAACATGGGCGCCAAGGTGGGTTCGGCCGATGTGGCGGTGGACGGTAAGACGTACACCATCAACGGCCAGGCCCAGGGCGCCGACCTGAAGAACCCCATGGCGGGGATGATCACCAAGGACTTCAACATCAAGGTGACCTGCGGTTGA
- a CDS encoding CHAT domain-containing protein codes for MSVPDRLTLVLRYADVGIATYASLRIVGQPSRTVTWVVEEPILLAALQELTEALPEPAGSESPRDAIERALTRGPFARPDTELVVAYILGVLLIAPAGWQLLRSCAASPRAVLFVSPTARLARVPWGLLALPKSGPSKEELARARQEAMTASGRVAARIPWQLADIEEHTDGYRLMELADVLMAEPQNIVHSPRSPAGWAERRANPPVLVLDPRVPGQLPDSALGSVLGRPSARTRLAQHYAELARRRAVLPDAGDPVELFRRRDADRAWLAKMLVQAPNRLMYVGHASSAEGRADRAALHLACTAAMRGDADAIGDHRPLTASDLMSLQMPMPPRVALLACGSGGDYQFDEATGLVAAMVLGGAQLVTATLWSLPTTKAYRLFAGPAAGDEDPMAELVIAVDRAHEQDDAGCALNRWQRDQMRRWRGGALAASPLYWGAPITFAVDGAR; via the coding sequence ATGAGCGTGCCGGACCGGCTGACGCTGGTGCTCCGCTACGCCGACGTCGGCATCGCCACCTACGCCAGCCTGCGTATCGTCGGGCAGCCGTCGCGCACCGTCACCTGGGTGGTCGAGGAGCCGATCCTGCTGGCGGCCCTGCAGGAGCTGACCGAGGCCCTGCCCGAGCCGGCCGGCTCCGAAAGCCCCCGCGATGCCATCGAACGCGCGCTGACGCGCGGCCCTTTCGCGCGGCCGGACACCGAACTCGTCGTCGCTTACATCCTCGGGGTGCTGCTGATCGCGCCCGCCGGATGGCAACTGCTCAGGAGCTGCGCGGCGTCGCCACGTGCGGTGCTCTTCGTCTCGCCCACCGCGCGGCTCGCGCGCGTGCCCTGGGGCCTGCTGGCGCTGCCGAAATCGGGTCCGAGCAAGGAGGAATTGGCTCGTGCCCGGCAAGAGGCGATGACCGCCAGCGGCCGGGTGGCCGCCCGGATCCCGTGGCAACTCGCCGATATCGAGGAACACACCGACGGTTATCGGCTGATGGAGCTGGCCGATGTGCTCATGGCGGAGCCGCAGAACATCGTGCACTCCCCGCGATCACCGGCCGGATGGGCCGAGAGGCGCGCCAACCCGCCGGTCCTGGTCCTCGACCCGCGGGTGCCCGGGCAACTGCCCGACTCTGCGCTGGGATCGGTGCTCGGCCGCCCCTCGGCGCGGACGCGATTGGCCCAGCATTACGCCGAGCTGGCGCGACGCCGCGCCGTGTTGCCGGACGCCGGCGACCCGGTGGAGCTGTTCCGCCGGCGGGACGCCGATCGCGCTTGGCTGGCCAAGATGCTCGTCCAAGCGCCCAACCGGCTCATGTACGTTGGTCACGCCAGTTCGGCCGAGGGGCGGGCCGACCGCGCGGCCCTGCACCTCGCGTGTACGGCGGCGATGCGCGGAGACGCCGACGCCATCGGCGATCACCGCCCGCTGACCGCGTCGGACCTGATGTCCTTGCAGATGCCGATGCCACCGCGCGTCGCCCTGCTGGCGTGCGGCTCGGGTGGGGACTACCAGTTCGACGAGGCGACCGGCCTGGTGGCCGCGATGGTCCTGGGCGGTGCGCAGCTGGTGACGGCCACCTTGTGGTCGCTACCGACGACGAAGGCGTACCGCCTGTTTGCGGGCCCGGCCGCCGGGGACGAGGATCCGATGGCCGAACTCGTCATCGCGGTGGACCGTGCGCACGAACAGGATGACGCGGGGTGCGCGCTGAATCGATGGCAACGCGACCAGATGCGGCGCTGGCGTGGCGGCGCCCTCGCCGCCAGCCCCCTCTATTGGGGCGCCCCGATCACCTTCGCGGTTGACGGGGCGCGGTAG